The following are encoded in a window of Kitasatospora fiedleri genomic DNA:
- a CDS encoding DegV family protein: protein MPGHLALVTDSTAYLPQQAVDRHRIRVVPLSVAVGDEVFAEGVEISPKDVAEALRSKQRVTTSRPSPETFAAAYRAAAEAGARGIVSIHLSAELSGTAEAAQLAAAEVSIPVRVVDSRLVGMALGSCVLAAAESAQALDAARAGSASGGGGGGGDGTDGGQGAAVDADADAVEVDLDRVVAAAEDRAAGTASFFYVDTLEHLRRGGRIGTAQALVGSALAVKPLLHLAGGRIEPLEKVRTASRAIARLEEIAVERAGQRPVDITVHHLAAENRAEPLAERLRERVPGLKELYVSEVGAVIGAHVGPGLLAVVVSPIVASSD from the coding sequence ATGCCCGGCCACCTCGCACTTGTCACGGATTCCACCGCGTATCTGCCCCAGCAGGCAGTGGACCGGCACCGCATCAGGGTGGTCCCGCTCAGCGTCGCGGTGGGTGACGAGGTCTTCGCGGAAGGCGTCGAGATTTCCCCGAAGGACGTCGCGGAGGCCCTGCGCTCCAAGCAGCGGGTGACGACTTCCCGCCCCAGCCCCGAGACCTTCGCCGCCGCCTACCGGGCGGCCGCCGAAGCCGGTGCACGCGGCATCGTCTCCATCCACCTGTCGGCCGAGCTCTCCGGCACCGCGGAGGCCGCCCAACTGGCCGCCGCCGAGGTTTCGATCCCAGTCCGGGTGGTCGACAGCCGACTGGTCGGTATGGCCCTGGGCAGCTGCGTCCTGGCCGCAGCCGAATCGGCCCAGGCGCTGGACGCGGCCCGGGCCGGTTCGGCGTCCGGCGGCGGAGGCGGAGGCGGAGACGGAACTGACGGCGGCCAGGGCGCAGCTGTCGACGCCGATGCCGACGCCGTCGAGGTGGACCTCGACCGGGTGGTCGCCGCCGCCGAAGACCGGGCCGCCGGCACCGCAAGCTTCTTCTACGTCGACACCCTGGAGCACCTGCGGCGCGGGGGCCGGATCGGAACCGCTCAGGCACTGGTCGGCTCCGCACTGGCGGTGAAACCACTGCTGCACCTGGCCGGAGGGCGGATCGAGCCGCTGGAGAAGGTCCGCACCGCCTCCCGGGCGATCGCCCGGCTGGAAGAGATCGCCGTCGAACGCGCGGGTCAGCGGCCGGTGGACATCACCGTCCACCACCTGGCCGCCGAAAACCGGGCCGAACCACTGGCGGAACGGCTGCGGGAACGGGTGCCCGGGCTGAAAGAGCTCTACGTCAGCGAGGTCGGCGCTGTGATCGGTGCGCACGTCGGCCCCGGATTGCTGGCCGTAGTGGTCTCTCCGATCGTCGCATCGTCGGACTGA
- the leuS gene encoding leucine--tRNA ligase, with translation MSETTPASGAAEAATEPFRYGAALAAEIESRWQDLWEKEGTFNAPNPTGPLADGSPVAAKPHSFIMDMFPYPSGSGLHVGHPLGYIATDVYARFQRMNGHNVLHTLGYDAFGLPAEQYAVQHGVHPRVSTEDNIANMRQQLRRLGLGHDSRRSISTIDPEYYRWTQWIFLQIFNSWYDEAAGKARPIAELVAEFESGEREVPGGRAWAELSGVERDEVLGEYRLAYSKEVPVNWCPGLGTVLANEEVTADGRSERGNFPVFKSNLRQWMMRITAYADRLINDLDLLDWPEAIKLQQRNWIGRSEGARVDFAVGGDTVTVFTTRPDTLFGATYMVLAPEHALVDTIVPAEWPAGTRDEWTGGAVGPADAVAAYRAAAAAKSDVERQADAKVKTGVFTGAFAVNPVSGEQIPVFIADYVLMGYGTGAIMAVPAHDSRDFAFAQAFNLPMRCVVRPTDGRGEDPHTWDDAFDTYDSVLVNSERDGLSLNGLSVVDAKARVTAWLGERGIGEGTVNYRLRDWLFSRQRYWGEPFPIVYDETGAMHALPESMLPVEVPQVDDYSPHTYDPDDATSSPKTPLSRNEDWVNVELDLGDGVKTYRRETNTMPNWAGSCWYELRYIDPVNSSAVVDPANESYWMGPTAEKPAGGVDLYVGGAEHAVLHLLYARFWHKVLHDLGYVSSVEPFHKLFNQGMITADVYRDDRGFPVPAAEVEEIGDEFFWNGEQVRREAGKMGKSLKNAIAPDEFADEYGADTLRLYEMSMGPLDVSRPWDARAVIGSYRFLQRLWRNIVSEVTGELVVTEEEPDEATLRALHKAIDGIRGDMAGMRFNTAVAKAIELNNFLVKRGSTPRSVAERIVLLVAPLAPHIAEELWRRLGHEESLAFADYPVADPAYVVDETVTCVVQIKGKVKARLEVSPSISDAELEALALADPAVVAAVGGAEVRKVIARAPKLVNIVTA, from the coding sequence ATGAGCGAGACGACCCCCGCTTCCGGCGCGGCCGAAGCCGCCACCGAGCCTTTCCGCTACGGCGCCGCGCTGGCCGCCGAGATCGAGTCCCGCTGGCAGGACCTGTGGGAGAAGGAGGGGACGTTCAACGCCCCCAACCCGACCGGCCCGCTGGCCGACGGCTCGCCCGTCGCCGCGAAGCCCCACAGCTTCATCATGGACATGTTCCCGTACCCGTCGGGCTCGGGCCTGCACGTCGGACACCCGCTGGGCTACATCGCCACCGACGTCTACGCCCGCTTCCAGCGGATGAACGGGCACAACGTCCTGCACACCCTGGGCTACGACGCCTTCGGCCTGCCCGCCGAGCAGTACGCGGTGCAGCACGGCGTGCACCCGCGGGTGTCCACCGAGGACAACATCGCCAACATGCGCCAGCAGCTGCGCCGGCTGGGCCTGGGCCACGACTCGCGCCGGTCGATCTCCACGATCGACCCCGAGTACTACCGCTGGACCCAGTGGATCTTCCTGCAGATTTTCAACTCCTGGTACGACGAGGCCGCCGGCAAGGCCCGTCCGATCGCCGAGCTGGTCGCCGAGTTCGAGTCCGGCGAGCGTGAGGTGCCCGGTGGCCGCGCCTGGGCCGAACTGTCCGGCGTCGAGCGCGACGAGGTGCTGGGCGAGTACCGGCTGGCCTACTCCAAGGAGGTGCCGGTCAACTGGTGCCCCGGCCTGGGCACCGTGCTGGCCAACGAGGAGGTCACCGCGGACGGCCGCTCCGAGCGCGGCAACTTCCCGGTGTTCAAGTCGAACCTGCGCCAGTGGATGATGCGCATCACCGCCTACGCGGACCGCCTGATCAACGACCTGGACCTGCTGGACTGGCCCGAGGCGATCAAGCTGCAGCAGCGCAACTGGATCGGCCGCTCCGAGGGCGCCCGGGTGGACTTCGCGGTCGGCGGCGACACCGTCACCGTCTTCACCACCCGCCCCGACACCCTGTTCGGCGCCACCTACATGGTGCTGGCCCCCGAACACGCCCTGGTCGACACGATCGTCCCCGCCGAGTGGCCGGCCGGCACCCGCGACGAGTGGACCGGCGGCGCCGTCGGCCCGGCCGACGCCGTCGCCGCCTACCGGGCCGCGGCCGCGGCCAAGTCCGACGTGGAGCGCCAGGCCGACGCCAAGGTGAAGACCGGCGTGTTCACCGGCGCCTTCGCGGTCAACCCCGTCAGCGGCGAGCAGATCCCGGTGTTCATCGCCGACTACGTGCTGATGGGCTACGGCACCGGCGCGATCATGGCCGTCCCGGCGCACGACAGCCGCGACTTCGCCTTCGCGCAGGCGTTCAACCTGCCGATGCGCTGCGTCGTGCGGCCGACCGACGGCCGCGGCGAGGACCCGCACACCTGGGACGACGCCTTCGACACCTACGACTCGGTGCTGGTCAACTCCGAGCGCGACGGCCTGTCGCTGAACGGCCTGTCCGTGGTCGACGCCAAGGCCCGCGTCACCGCCTGGCTGGGCGAGCGGGGCATCGGCGAAGGCACCGTCAACTACCGCCTGCGCGACTGGCTGTTCAGCCGCCAGCGGTACTGGGGCGAGCCCTTCCCGATCGTCTACGACGAGACCGGCGCGATGCACGCGCTGCCCGAGTCGATGCTGCCGGTCGAGGTTCCCCAGGTGGACGACTACTCGCCGCACACCTACGACCCCGACGACGCCACCTCCTCGCCGAAGACCCCGCTGTCCCGCAACGAGGACTGGGTCAACGTCGAACTGGACCTGGGCGACGGCGTCAAGACCTACCGCCGCGAGACCAACACCATGCCCAACTGGGCAGGTTCGTGCTGGTACGAGCTGCGCTACATCGACCCGGTCAACTCCTCCGCAGTGGTCGACCCGGCCAACGAGTCCTACTGGATGGGCCCGACCGCCGAGAAGCCGGCCGGTGGCGTCGACCTGTACGTCGGCGGCGCCGAGCACGCGGTGCTGCACCTGCTGTACGCCCGGTTCTGGCACAAGGTGCTGCACGACCTGGGCTACGTCTCCTCGGTCGAGCCGTTCCACAAGCTGTTCAACCAGGGCATGATCACCGCCGACGTCTACCGCGACGACCGTGGCTTCCCGGTGCCCGCGGCCGAGGTCGAGGAGATCGGCGACGAGTTCTTCTGGAACGGCGAGCAGGTCCGCCGCGAGGCGGGCAAGATGGGCAAGTCGCTGAAGAACGCGATCGCCCCGGACGAGTTCGCCGACGAGTACGGCGCGGACACGCTGCGCCTGTACGAGATGTCGATGGGCCCGCTGGACGTCTCCCGCCCCTGGGACGCCCGGGCCGTGATCGGCTCCTACCGCTTCCTGCAGCGGCTGTGGCGCAACATCGTCTCGGAGGTCACCGGCGAGCTGGTGGTGACCGAGGAGGAGCCGGACGAGGCGACGCTGCGCGCGCTGCACAAGGCGATCGACGGCATCCGCGGCGACATGGCCGGCATGCGGTTCAACACCGCCGTGGCCAAGGCCATCGAGCTGAACAACTTCCTGGTGAAGCGCGGCTCCACGCCGCGTTCGGTCGCCGAGCGGATCGTCCTGCTGGTCGCCCCGCTGGCGCCGCACATCGCCGAGGAGCTGTGGCGCCGCCTGGGCCACGAGGAGTCGCTGGCCTTCGCGGACTACCCGGTCGCGGACCCGGCGTACGTGGTCGACGAGACGGTGACCTGCGTCGTGCAGATCAAGGGCAAGGTCAAGGCCCGCCTGGAGGTCTCGCCGTCGATCTCGGACGCCGAGCTGGAGGCGCTGGCCCTGGCCGACCCGGCCGTGGTCGCGGCCGTCGGCGGCGCGGAGGTGCGCAAGGTCATCGCCCGTGCGCCGAAGCTGGTGAACATCGTCACTGCCTGA
- a CDS encoding ComEC/Rec2 family competence protein, whose amino-acid sequence MLLLAALVAAPASLVLLATKGPRRSIHRLTAAVLLTAAAAATTTVLHTADLHRGPLPALARPAAPPAAVGQRVNGDGQGAAEQPVDEKPAHPEITVELTVTGDPKQHGSHTQGSSLSRPTLTISALVTRVRAAPRPRGGSPPPPIATRTPVTLLVRSQDDYPWRQLTPSTELELRAEVLPERPPTAGAAGGRSRSDSAALLVPQGQPRVIAPPNLPQRLAAHLRKGLRDACDHLPPDTRGLLPGLVVGDVSRLPDDLADAFRATDLGHLVAVSGANLAIVLAVLVGGTPSEPDAPGRGGLAGLLGLSFRTTALLGTALTLAFVTVCRPDPSVLRAGATGLIGLLALATGRPRRGVPALAGAVLILILVDPYLARSYGFLLSVLATAGLLVLGPRWTAALRARRWPHHLAAAVGATAAAQAFCSPVTVLLAPRVSLVGVPCNLLAEIAVAPATLLGFGALTVAPFSKGTAEFLTDLAALPVGWLAAVARRGAELPGAELAWPAGTFGAALLVVVIVSLAWAVPPLLAGRQSRHRRTRVLVALVVALLLPLVLLRPPSVVRLATGWPASGWRLAMCDIGQGDMTVLPVGPGTAVVVDAGPDPKTADACLRGLGVTRIPLLLLTHFHADHAEGIPGVLRGRSVGAIEVTTSDESDGERSRVLRWAAGGGIPVVHARRGERRSAGAELTWEVLWPTSPPASDAEGPNNSSIAILAVLGPPTAPLRVALLGDLEPPAQSALLALGVPPLSPMAKSSSSLLEPGGGASNPLESTVIEGEVPAGGGAGAGLGTIRSGPGPPGVGRVDVLKVAHHGSANQDWSLMAALRPRLALISCGVGNPYGHPASQTVAGLKALGATVVRTDSSGDIAVLGDSRDLAVATHPHPVHG is encoded by the coding sequence TTGCTGCTGCTGGCCGCCCTGGTGGCTGCGCCGGCCTCCCTCGTCCTGCTCGCCACGAAAGGACCTCGTCGATCGATTCACCGTCTGACCGCGGCGGTCCTGCTGACCGCCGCCGCAGCGGCCACCACCACCGTCCTGCACACCGCAGACCTGCACCGCGGCCCACTGCCCGCACTGGCCCGTCCCGCCGCACCGCCCGCTGCGGTCGGGCAGCGGGTCAACGGTGACGGGCAGGGCGCTGCGGAGCAGCCCGTGGACGAGAAACCTGCCCATCCCGAGATCACCGTCGAGCTGACCGTCACGGGCGATCCGAAACAGCACGGCTCGCACACCCAGGGCAGCTCCCTGTCCAGACCGACGCTCACCATCTCCGCACTCGTCACCCGAGTCCGTGCCGCTCCGCGCCCCCGCGGCGGCTCTCCGCCGCCGCCCATCGCGACCCGCACACCTGTCACTCTGCTGGTCCGCTCCCAAGACGACTACCCCTGGAGGCAGTTGACCCCATCCACCGAACTGGAACTGCGGGCGGAGGTGCTGCCGGAGCGGCCACCGACGGCCGGTGCGGCGGGAGGGAGGTCCCGGAGCGACAGCGCGGCGCTGCTCGTCCCTCAGGGGCAGCCGCGTGTCATCGCTCCGCCGAACCTCCCGCAGCGCCTCGCGGCCCACCTCCGCAAAGGACTTCGGGACGCCTGCGACCACCTTCCGCCGGACACGCGCGGGCTGCTCCCCGGACTGGTGGTGGGTGACGTGTCGCGGCTGCCCGACGATCTGGCGGACGCGTTCCGGGCCACCGACCTGGGTCACCTGGTCGCGGTGAGCGGCGCCAACCTGGCGATCGTCCTGGCCGTCCTGGTCGGTGGCACGCCCAGTGAACCCGACGCCCCAGGACGCGGTGGCCTGGCCGGGCTGCTGGGCCTCTCGTTCCGCACCACGGCGCTGCTCGGAACCGCGCTGACGCTGGCGTTCGTCACCGTCTGCCGGCCCGACCCGAGCGTGCTCAGAGCCGGGGCCACCGGGCTGATCGGTCTGCTCGCGCTGGCCACCGGCCGACCGCGGAGAGGCGTCCCCGCGCTGGCCGGCGCGGTACTGATCCTGATCCTGGTGGACCCGTACCTGGCCCGCTCGTACGGGTTCCTGCTCTCCGTGCTGGCCACGGCCGGACTGTTGGTGCTCGGCCCGCGGTGGACGGCGGCGCTCCGGGCGCGCCGCTGGCCGCACCACCTGGCGGCGGCGGTCGGTGCCACCGCGGCGGCGCAGGCGTTCTGCTCGCCGGTCACCGTGTTGCTCGCGCCCCGGGTCAGCCTGGTCGGGGTGCCGTGCAACCTGCTGGCCGAGATCGCGGTCGCCCCGGCCACCCTGCTCGGATTCGGCGCGCTCACGGTCGCACCCTTCTCCAAGGGAACCGCGGAGTTCCTGACGGACCTCGCGGCACTGCCGGTCGGCTGGTTGGCCGCTGTCGCGAGGCGCGGGGCGGAACTTCCGGGGGCCGAACTTGCCTGGCCCGCCGGGACGTTCGGTGCGGCCCTGCTGGTGGTGGTGATCGTGTCGCTGGCCTGGGCGGTGCCACCACTGCTGGCCGGCCGCCAGAGCCGACATCGGCGGACGAGGGTGTTGGTGGCGCTCGTGGTCGCCCTGTTGCTGCCGCTGGTGCTGCTGCGCCCGCCCTCCGTCGTCCGGTTGGCGACCGGGTGGCCCGCGTCGGGCTGGCGGCTGGCGATGTGCGACATCGGGCAGGGCGACATGACGGTCCTGCCCGTCGGGCCGGGCACTGCCGTGGTGGTGGACGCCGGACCCGACCCCAAAACGGCCGACGCCTGCCTACGGGGCCTCGGGGTGACCAGGATTCCCCTCCTGCTCCTCACCCACTTCCACGCCGACCATGCGGAAGGCATCCCCGGCGTACTGCGCGGCCGGTCGGTCGGGGCGATCGAGGTGACCACCTCGGACGAGTCGGACGGCGAACGCTCCCGGGTGCTCCGCTGGGCGGCGGGCGGCGGCATCCCGGTGGTGCACGCGCGGCGCGGCGAACGGCGCAGTGCCGGGGCCGAACTCACCTGGGAGGTCCTGTGGCCCACCTCGCCCCCGGCGTCCGACGCCGAGGGGCCGAACAACTCCAGCATCGCGATCCTCGCCGTGCTCGGCCCGCCCACGGCCCCGTTGCGGGTCGCCCTGCTCGGAGACCTGGAACCTCCGGCCCAGTCCGCCCTGCTGGCACTCGGCGTGCCGCCACTCTCGCCGATGGCCAAGTCTTCGTCTTCGCTGCTCGAACCAGGAGGTGGAGCGTCAAATCCACTGGAAAGTACGGTGATTGAAGGTGAAGTCCCTGCGGGAGGGGGTGCGGGTGCCGGCCTGGGCACGATTCGAAGCGGTCCGGGGCCGCCCGGGGTGGGACGGGTGGATGTCCTGAAGGTGGCGCACCACGGGTCGGCGAACCAGGACTGGTCGTTGATGGCCGCGCTCCGTCCGCGGTTGGCCCTGATCTCCTGCGGCGTGGGTAACCCGTACGGGCATCCGGCGTCCCAGACCGTGGCGGGACTGAAGGCGCTGGGGGCGACGGTGGTCCGGACCGACAGTTCCGGGGACATCGCGGTTCTGGGCGACTCGAGGGACCTGGCCGTGGCGACGCACCCGCACCCGGTTCACGGTTGA
- a CDS encoding ComEA family DNA-binding protein: MRTITTPQARRRLAIATARVRLDRILPADLPADSDLLALEPPSAAADGLPLWSAHDAESDSAAFSERRPEEIATAEPLAPVRAEAPVASRADSPPERDPPGGGASIRDGVDPLEGASSPEWPADSDPFDDNWADTPSDLDLPPPEAPPTPNPAAVSHTTPPKLPLRFRLPGALALDRRAVLGLTVLLVLATGYAVQHFWLGRPHPVSVPAVATAESVSDRTTEGAAVLQPTGPPLVIDIAGKVQHPGLRTLPAGSRVADALAAAGGPLPDTDTSLLNLARPLTDGEQILVGTDPLPGSAATGEAPAGPVSLNRAGADQLDTLPGVGPALAQRILQYRLAHGPFQSVDQLRQVPGIGPRKYEDLKPLLTL, from the coding sequence ATGAGGACCATCACCACCCCCCAAGCCCGTCGCCGTCTGGCCATCGCAACCGCCCGGGTCCGTCTCGACCGAATCCTCCCGGCAGACCTGCCTGCCGACTCCGACCTCCTCGCACTCGAACCGCCTTCAGCTGCCGCAGACGGTCTGCCGCTGTGGTCGGCGCACGACGCGGAGTCCGATTCGGCGGCGTTCTCGGAACGCCGACCCGAAGAGATCGCGACAGCTGAACCCCTTGCTCCGGTGCGGGCGGAAGCGCCCGTGGCATCGAGAGCCGATTCGCCGCCGGAGCGAGATCCTCCCGGCGGCGGAGCGTCGATTCGGGACGGCGTCGACCCGCTGGAAGGCGCTTCCTCTCCGGAGTGGCCCGCCGACTCCGATCCGTTCGACGACAACTGGGCCGACACTCCGTCGGACCTGGACCTGCCGCCACCCGAAGCTCCACCGACCCCGAACCCCGCCGCCGTGTCCCACACCACCCCGCCGAAACTGCCCCTGCGGTTCCGCCTCCCGGGCGCGCTCGCCCTCGACCGCCGGGCCGTACTCGGTCTGACCGTTCTGCTCGTCCTCGCCACGGGCTATGCCGTCCAGCACTTCTGGCTCGGCCGACCGCACCCCGTTTCCGTCCCCGCTGTCGCGACAGCCGAATCCGTCTCCGACCGGACCACGGAAGGAGCGGCAGTACTCCAGCCGACCGGACCGCCCCTCGTCATCGACATCGCCGGGAAAGTCCAACACCCCGGCCTGCGAACCCTCCCCGCGGGTTCAAGGGTCGCCGATGCCCTGGCCGCCGCCGGCGGCCCGCTCCCCGACACCGACACCAGCCTCCTCAACCTCGCCCGCCCACTGACCGATGGAGAGCAGATCCTCGTAGGCACCGACCCCCTCCCCGGTAGCGCGGCCACGGGCGAAGCCCCAGCAGGCCCCGTGAGCCTCAACCGCGCCGGCGCGGACCAACTCGACACACTCCCCGGCGTGGGGCCCGCACTGGCCCAACGCATCCTCCAGTACCGCCTCGCCCACGGTCCCTTCCAATCCGTCGACCAACTCCGCCAAGTCCCCGGCATCGGCCCGCGGAAGTACGAAGACCTCAAACCGCTCCTGACCCTCTGA